The proteins below come from a single Streptomyces sp. SCSIO 75703 genomic window:
- a CDS encoding amino acid permease: MSSTTTKTPSRPDGTSLSHGLKQRHLSMIALGGVIGAGLFVGSGAGIAAAGPSIVLAYTLSGLLVMLVMRMLGEMSAAYPSSGSFSAHAERAFGPWAGFTAGWGFWVLLCTAVGLEGIGAAQIASNWLPGTPEWAWVALFMAAFCGANLAAVRNFGEFEFWFAALKVGAISLFLLLGVLAIAGVLPGTDAPGTAHLGELLPHGGEGLVIGLLASVFAYGGLETVTIAAAESENPVKGVARAVRTAMWRIALFYVGSMAVIVTLVPWDSPAVVQKGPYVAALDSLGIPGAAQLMNVVVFVALLSAMNANIYGASRIAYSLVERGQGPKALGRVSGGVPRRAVLASSAFGFGCVLLSYWRPDDVFSWLLNMIGAVILVVWIFIAASQLRLRRRMEREEPEKLVVRMWLFPGLTVVALAGMAAVFLLMAREPDTRVQLYSTGAMTLALAAAGYVRQRRRARA, translated from the coding sequence ATGTCCAGCACCACCACGAAGACCCCGTCCCGTCCGGACGGGACCTCGCTGTCGCACGGTCTCAAGCAGCGCCACCTGTCGATGATCGCCCTCGGCGGGGTGATCGGCGCGGGGCTGTTCGTCGGTTCCGGGGCGGGCATCGCCGCCGCCGGCCCCTCCATCGTCCTCGCCTACACGCTCTCCGGCCTCCTGGTGATGCTGGTGATGCGGATGCTGGGCGAGATGTCGGCGGCGTACCCCTCGTCGGGGTCCTTCTCCGCGCACGCCGAGCGGGCGTTCGGCCCGTGGGCCGGTTTCACCGCGGGGTGGGGTTTCTGGGTGCTGCTGTGCACGGCGGTCGGGCTGGAGGGCATCGGCGCCGCGCAGATCGCGTCCAACTGGCTGCCGGGTACGCCGGAGTGGGCGTGGGTCGCGCTGTTCATGGCGGCGTTCTGCGGCGCCAACCTGGCGGCGGTGCGCAACTTCGGCGAGTTCGAGTTCTGGTTCGCCGCGCTCAAGGTGGGCGCGATCTCGCTCTTCCTGCTGCTGGGCGTCCTCGCCATCGCCGGCGTGCTGCCGGGGACCGACGCGCCGGGCACGGCCCACCTGGGCGAACTGCTGCCGCACGGCGGGGAGGGCCTGGTCATCGGCCTGCTCGCCTCGGTGTTCGCGTACGGCGGGCTGGAGACGGTGACCATCGCGGCGGCGGAGTCGGAGAACCCGGTCAAGGGCGTGGCGAGGGCGGTGCGCACCGCGATGTGGCGGATCGCCCTCTTCTACGTCGGGTCGATGGCGGTCATCGTCACCCTGGTGCCGTGGGACTCCCCCGCGGTGGTCCAGAAGGGCCCCTACGTCGCCGCCCTCGACTCGCTGGGCATCCCGGGCGCGGCCCAGCTCATGAACGTCGTGGTCTTCGTGGCGCTGCTGAGCGCGATGAACGCGAACATCTACGGCGCGTCCCGCATCGCCTACTCGCTGGTGGAGCGCGGCCAGGGCCCGAAGGCGCTCGGCCGGGTCTCGGGCGGGGTGCCGCGGCGGGCGGTGCTCGCCTCCAGCGCCTTCGGCTTCGGCTGCGTGCTGCTGAGCTACTGGCGGCCGGACGACGTCTTCTCCTGGCTGCTCAACATGATCGGCGCGGTCATCCTGGTCGTCTGGATCTTCATCGCCGCCTCCCAGCTCCGGCTGCGGCGCCGGATGGAGCGGGAGGAGCCGGAGAAGCTGGTGGTGCGCATGTGGCTGTTCCCCGGGCTGACGGTGGTGGCGCTGGCGGGGATGGCCGCGGTGTTCCTGCTGATGGCGCGTGAGCCGGACACCCGGGTGCAGCTCTACTCGACGGGTGCCATGACGCTGGCGCTGGCCGCCGCCGGGTACGTCCGGCAGCGGCGGCGGGCCCGCGCCTGA
- a CDS encoding biotin transporter BioY — protein sequence MSTAAVPARTGQVLADLIPSSRVRDAALVAGGAVVTGLAAQIAVPVPGSPVPVTGQTFAALLVGTSLGAGRGLLSLALYALVGMAGMPWFAEGGSGALAPSLGYVFGMMLAAAAVGALARRGADRSVWRMAGTMLLGSAVIYAVGVPYLALSTGMSAGAAIAAGLTPFLIGDALKAALAMGVLPTAWKLLGRR from the coding sequence ATGAGCACCGCTGCCGTCCCCGCCCGCACCGGGCAGGTCCTCGCCGATCTCATCCCCTCCTCCCGCGTCCGGGACGCCGCGCTCGTCGCCGGCGGCGCCGTCGTCACCGGCCTCGCGGCCCAGATCGCGGTGCCCGTGCCGGGCTCCCCGGTGCCGGTGACCGGCCAGACCTTCGCGGCGCTCCTCGTCGGCACCTCCCTCGGCGCCGGCCGCGGCCTGCTCTCTCTCGCGCTGTACGCGCTGGTCGGCATGGCCGGCATGCCCTGGTTCGCCGAGGGCGGCTCCGGCGCCCTCGCCCCCTCCCTCGGCTACGTCTTCGGCATGATGCTCGCCGCCGCGGCCGTCGGCGCCCTCGCCCGCCGCGGCGCCGACCGCTCCGTGTGGCGGATGGCCGGCACGATGCTGCTGGGCTCCGCGGTCATCTACGCCGTCGGCGTCCCCTACCTGGCCCTGTCCACCGGCATGTCCGCCGGTGCCGCCATCGCCGCCGGGCTCACCCCGTTCCTGATCGGCGACGCCCTCAAGGCCGCCCTGGCCATGGGCGTCCTGCCCACCGCCTGGAAGCTGCTCGGCCGCCGCTGA